The Phocoena phocoena chromosome 21, mPhoPho1.1, whole genome shotgun sequence genome includes a region encoding these proteins:
- the STAR gene encoding steroidogenic acute regulatory protein, mitochondrial, whose product MLLATFKLCAGSSYRHVRNMKGLRHQAVLAIGQELNRRAPRGPTPAAWINQVRGRGSLLGSQLEDALYSDQELAYIQQGEEAMQRALGILSDQEGWKKESQQANGDEVLSKVIPDVGKVFRLEVVVDQPMERLYEELVEHMEAMGEWNPNVKEIKVLQKIGKDTVITHELAAEAAGNLVGPRDFVSVRCTKRRGSVCVLAGMATHYGEMPEQKGVIRAEHGPTCMVLHPLAGSPSKTKLTWLLNIDLKGWLPKTIINQVLSQTQVDFANHLRQRLESRPALEARC is encoded by the exons ATGCTCCTCGCCACGTTTAAGCTGTGCGCCGGGAGCTCCTACCGACACGTGCGCAACATGAAGG gGCTGAGGCACCAGGCTGTGCTGGCCATCGGCCAGGAGCTGAACCGGAGGGCCCCGAGGGGCCCGACCCCAGCTGCCTGGATTAACCAGGTTCGGGGTCGCGGCTCTCTGCTCG GTTCTCAGCTGGAAGACGCTCTCTACAGCGACCAAGAACTGGCCTATATCCAGCAGGGAGAGGAGGCCATGCAGAGGGCCCTGGGCATCCTCAGTGACCAGGAGGGCTGGAAGAAGGAGAGCCAGCAG GCGAATGGGGACGAAGTGTTGAGTAAAGTGATCCCAGACGTGGGCAAGGTGTTCCGGCTGGAGGTGGTAGTGGACCAGCCCATGGAGAGGCTTTACGAAGAGCTCGTGGAGCACATGGAGGCCATGGGCGAGTGGAACCCGAATGTCAAGGAGATCAAG GTCCTGCAGAAGATTGGAAAAGACACAGTCATCACTCACGAGTTGGCCGCAGAGGCGGCAGGAAACCTTGTGGGGCCCCGAGACTTCGTGAGTGTGCGCTGTACCAAGCGCCGGGGCTCCGTGTGTGTGCTGGCTGGCATGGCCACACACTACGGGGAGATGCCCGAGCAGAAGGGCGTCATCAG AGCTGAGCACGGCCCCACCTGCATGGTGCTCCATCCCCTGGCTGGAAGCCCCTCAAAGACCAAACTCACCTGGCTGCTCAACATTGACCTCAAG GGATGGCTGCCAAAGACTATCATCAACCAGGTCCTCTCGCAGACCCAGGTGGATTTTGCCAACCACCTGCGCCAGCGCCTGGAGTCCCGCCCCGCTCTGGAAGCCAGGTGTTGA